The region aacacccacagctgtgctcttccgcaaggacgagcacaattaatttaaaattcaattacacaaaaacatttccataatactaaaattcattaaaaaaccacaataaatattacaaattacaaataaaataaaaaaaagatataattaaaatcctaaaaattaaaaattacataattaaaatcctaaaaattaaaaattacataattaaactcctaaaaagtaaaaaattacatgattattggctaatattacccgaggaagattacgcatccggcggcaccaaccccaattgttttttgagacccaatatcatgtcctcgtgcgtttgaagttgcgtgggggtcatagttgacctatcggccatattgagttgggccaaaagggcccacaactagttgttcgggggtggaggtggaacatagggtgcgggttcgggggcgggggccgatggagtcgcggagcgccggcggtcggccgccgccttcttccttccttgcggtcggcgttgggaaccgcttggtccggcgtcgggctacccaagttagctccggcgagttggctagccacttcttcggagccggagtcggctagggataccgaccttgaccgtttggaggagccgctagaggaggatgttacgcctcccatatacctcgggtggaaccgcgtttcctgccaaacgttgaggtacttgaacgacttaccgttcaaggattggtaggtgctcagcgcggcagtgatgatgtcgacctcgctccggccgctcccggcattccgcgactcctggagaaaatagccattgaacttgccaatttcttcttTGGCTCgaccgatgcagttgcgcaccatactctcgttgcgctcgatcgttcccggcggccggtttgcattgtaccggcgagagacgcgccaccaaaagtgatcgccggattggttcgtgccaaccgccgcatcttcggagatttcgaagtacgccttgaacaatttatccatctccgccggagtgtacggtgtgcggacaccggcgcgagtaggaggagtcggagtttgggaaggggcggtcgacctaggctccggtgtccacccgtatcgccctgcggaggcaccttggtcgtcgattgggtatggccggtagccacccggaacggccgaatcttgggtgagaggaggggccgaatattccgtttccggactaggaaacagtTGTCCCCCTAACCAttggggttccaaccgtgagagggcgggttgtcatcgccttggccggacattgttagggtatgagagaatgaagatgaaaatggatatgggagaatgaagatgagaatgaatattggagaatgaagatgagaattgtgtagtttgatgtgaatttttgggtgtgaaagtgagggtatttatagatgaaagtgtgtatttttggggggaaaaataaaaaaataataaaaaaagtgtaaaaaacggtaataaacggttataatttttttgggaagtgaattttttttattttttatcattttttttaattaaaaaccgattttaaataaaaattttttttttgaaggcaacggctatgccgttgcccaatcccgtcaactgctcgctggcgcggcgcgagcacagcggcggcggtgcttcaccttgccagcggcgcggatgGCGGTGGCGACCGTCGCCatcgttgcggatgctcttagtcatCTATGCATAGAAAAGTCTGGGGCTGTTGATAACATGCGCACATGGTGCCACTGCATTAATACTTTCTCTCTATcataactctctctctctctctctctcacaaaagTCCTGCCCTTTTCttccccccctctctctctctaggttGCGGTTATTGAATTTGATCTCCTatagtctctctctctccctccctctctcaaTAAAGTTAATTTCCTGAGAATATGGATGTTCAAGGCTACAAGATCACTGTCACTTCTGCCGGTAATCAGTTTTTCCCGAGAAAATCTTGTTAGCCATGTTTTCCTGAACACAGTCTCCTCTAtttttaatcatatttattCAATTCTGTCAAGATTTTTGGTAGATGTTTCCTTTTCTTGCTCGAATTTTGCTTGGATTTAGTTTCTTCATTTGAATGTCGTTTCAGTCTCACACACATTCATCGATCATTTCTCCACAATTGAGCAGATTTCTGCGTGGACTTTTTCTGCTACAAAGAGACAAAGTACTAGTCCTGTTGATTCTGTTTCTTGATTTcacattaattttatattcacaAACCGATAACAACGACGGTTTTGTATTCCTTTCAATTTTTGCACCAACAATTGTATATTTGCAGGCATTTGTTTTTTCTGTTTTGCGGTTTCACATAAGTGTCTGTTGTTTGCTTAAATTATTTGACCATTTAATGTTTTAGTATATATGAACTGATAACGACGGTTTGTAATCCTTTCAATTGTTGCACCAACTACTGTGAATTGTTTATTCTGTTTTTGCAATTTCGCATAAGCGTCTGATGTTTgctcaaacttttttttttgccgTTTCATGTTTTATACATGAACTGATAGCAACGACTGTTTTTGGATCCTTTCATTTTCGTTAccaattattaatttaaataattttgattgtttaaGGGCATGAGGGCCACGGGGTGCACCATTGCCACAAATGTGGATGGCCTTTTCCAAATCCACATCCTAGTTCTAAACACAGAAGAGCTCACAAAAGGGTTTGTGGAACAATTGAAGGCTACAAAATCATTCACTCAGAAGAACATGATAAGTATTTGGCCTTTTCAGATGATGACCATGCCTCTGATGATGATGAGCATCAGAGCCCAGGTGAGGACATATGATTTGATATAACATATGCTGTGGGTTCTAAATTGTTGGGGGGTTTTGTTCTGAACTGAATGTATGTTGTACTATATGTTTATGATTTCTTTGTTCATTGAAGGTCCAGATATTGTGAAGAGAAATGCTTTCATCAGTGGCGGAGTAGGTGCGAAGTCGAACAAATCAGAAGATGACGTGTTTTCTGATGCACCAATGGAGTTTTCAGACAGTGGTATTAGTCCTCAGTTAGAGGCACCCGTTGAGAACGTGGGAGAAATGGGCAAGAGTTTGGAGCATAAGGGTTTGGAAGGTGATGTTTACGGGAGTGGAGTTTTGGGGATCAAGGAAGCTGCTGGTAAGCATATGCAAGACTATGCTCTATATTTTAGATTTCCAGACAATTTGATTGTTGATGAATGTAATGTTAAGATGAACTGGCACGTAGTATCAAGAattctaaaatggaaaatttCTGGATATGTTAGAAACTGAAAATTTTCTTCATGCACACAAAGAGTTCATTGCCTATATTTTATTGAGTGTGTTTCAAAATGATATGATCTGATTGATTAGTAGCAAGCCTTCTCTATTGAAAATAGTGAGATAAGGAATGCTGATGATTCAATATGGCTCTTACATGTAACTAAAAAAGAGCAATTTCAGTTTTGTTAAGAGGTTACTGTTCATCTTTGTATCCTCCTGTTTATTTATATGCATGTAATGTTAGGTATAGCTTCGAGGAACAAACTGGTGAAGCTTTGTGATGTTAGTTTTGTTTTTGACATGTGAAATCTGAAATCAGGAAATTTCTGCTACAATGATTTGTCAGAAATATCACAATTCATTATTTCTGACCCCTTTGTCCCCTTTGTGATGCTTTACTTTCCAAAAACATTATTAGTATTAGTAGCTAAGTTCTGCACACCATCGTTCTTTAGCATTATGATATTGAAGCACTCTGGCTTAGAAATCACTTCAACTTGTTAGTCTGCTTGTTGGTAGGGATAATCTTTTTGATGTATTCGTTACATCTCTGTTGAATTATTTCAAAGTCTTGAGTTCAAGAATTACGACTTCTATCAGATATCTGATTTCAAGTTGATTTTAATAGTTTGTCATATTTATGCCAACCGCTTTACTCTTGAAAATTTGTCCTAATGAATGCAGAAACAATTGAACAACCCAATGATGCAACAAGTGAGGAAATAAGTAAACCCAGACCCCTCTCAAACGGAAGTAGCCTCCTAGACAATGCCATGCCAATAAAAGATACTGCTGCAGAAACGGTTTCTGTTGGACCATCATATGATTCACACCCTGAACGTGGTCTTCAAGGTGATGTACTACATGGACCTGATACCAATATTCAAGTACAAGAACATGACTCAGCTTCTGTTTCTTTGGACCCTGAAGAACGTAATGTTCTGGATCAAACAATAGCAGCAGGTAAAAGTCAAGATGAATCGTGTGATAAGTTTATTTCTGAAGGGGCCAAAAATGATTCCCCCCCTATATCTGAATCTCTTCAAATGGATGCTCCTGATGCGGTTAATAGTGTGGTCCATTCTGTCGAAAAAGGTACCTCCATCAAAACATCCGAGGTTGCCCTTGTGGATGAGACTTGTAAAAGCGTAGATGCTTCTGCTTTGGAGAAAGAGCTCTCTCATTCTAGTGAGGTGGAGAAAGTGCTCTCTCATTCTACTGAGGCTGCCCTTGTGGATGAGACTCGTAAAAGCATAGATGCTTCTGCTGTGGAGAAAGAGCTCTCTCATTCTACTGAAGACATTGGGTCCAGTAAATCTGTTTATGGAAGTACTTTACCTGAGGAAAGTCTATTGAATACGTCTTTGGTTGAGCCTAACGAGAGCACATTAGCTTTAGATGTTACTGAGCACTCTGACGTGGCTTGTACTGTCTCCTCGATTGACAAAGAAGAGATGCCGAAAACCACCTCAGATGCAAGTGATGGAGAGAAGTCTGACATGACCAGTGGTTATAAATGTCAAAACCGAAGCCTGGAATCTAAGCACTTGAATTCTCTTGAAGCAAATTCCGCCCCTGGTTCCACAGTTAATGCCATTCCATGTGAAGATACTAACATTACAATGGGAAAGAAAGGTATGGATCATTGTGTAGAAAGCACTAACATCACAAATTTGGAAACTGGGAATGAAAAGGATGAAGGAGTTTCTGCAGAAGTAGAAGTGATCCCTGATTCTACACTGCCTTCAGAAAAATTGGCTGACCTTCCAAGTTCATGTGTAGCTGATGGTTATGCAAAAAGTTCACAAGAACTATCTGAAAACAATTCCAGTTCATTGGAATTCAAGGATGATGGTTTTGAGAATTCCATTAGAGGAGATGGTGCAGATGGTCCTGCTGGAGCAGATTCTGAGGCTAATGAAATTGGTGACATGAGTTCCTCCGTTGAACACCCAGTGTTGCCAGTAAGTTCAGAGATGCAGAATACTGTTCATGTGGCGACGAATGTTGTTGAAGTTGAACCTCTAGATGTTTctgaatctgttaccaaaataGAAGATGGTAATGCAGTTTTAGTGTCAGGTTCCGAGGCAAATGAAATTGGCGACAGGAGTTCCTTACTAATTTCCTCGGTGGAACACCCTGTGTCACTATTAACTTCAGAGCTGCAGAATAATGTTCATGCTGCAACAAATGTTGTTCAAGTTGAGCCTGTAGATGTTGCTGAAACTGTTAGCAAATTAGATGATAATGCAGTTTCAGTATCAGCAGAAACCCCCGAACACTCCATTTCAACAGAATCTACACTGCCACTCTCTGATTCAGTTTCGTTGAGGGAAATTGGTGACAGGAATTCCTCACTGAATTCCTCGGTGGAACACCCGGTGCCCCTATTAACTTCAGTGCTGCAGAATAATGTTCATGCATTAACGAATGTTGTTAAAGTTGAGCCTTTAGATGTTACTGAAACTGTTAGCAAAGTAGAAGATGATGATGCATTTTCAGTATCAGCGGAGACCCCCGAACACTCCATTTCAACAGAATCTACACTGCCACTCTCTGCCAAAGATGGTACCTGTGACGAAGAAGACTTTAAGGCATCAGAATCCATCACCAACACTGAAGTAACTTCTGATGCTGGATCGAGGGAAACTTCAGAAAGCCCTACCCCAAGTGTGCAAGGAACTTTCCCCGTAAGCACATGTTTGAAGGTTACTTCATCGGATGTTAAGCAGATGCATTCAAGTGATGATCTTAGCACATTGAAGTCTGTTAACACTATTCCTGGCGCAGAACATTCTTTTGATGACAAGGTTTTAAAATCAGAGGAATGTTTCGGGTCTTCTGAAGCTCCAAGTTTAAAACAACCAGTAGCTTCAGCTTCAGATGTTGAAGAATTTCATGGAATTTCTGATACAGTTGATGATAAGTCTGTTGTTATTGTTGAAGATGTCACTAGGGTCGATGCAAAGTATGTGAATACTGAAGCTGAATGCAAGCCTGCTAAGCAAACGGATGATGCATCTGCAGTTGATGTATCCAGTAGTTTAGCTAGCCCGTCTGACAGTCTGGAAGCGAACTGTGGATCAGTAGTTTCAGGTACGCCAACTCATCTCTATTGTATCAGTTTGCTTAAAACTAGTTTTCTTTTTACTGGTTTGCATAgcacaaatttaatttttttgtgttatACTTTTTCATATTCTCCATGATACTGTGCTCATTTTATCTGATCAACGCTTTTCTCTCAATTGATAGATACATTCGAAACAAATTCTCAGAAGCACAAAACCCGTTCCAGCAAATCAGATACATTTGAGCCTCCATCTTTCATGACTTTGGTTCAATCTGGGAGTGAAGTAGATCAGGGTACTGCAGCTACAGAGATTGAGACGGTGCAGAACAATCAGCAACAGAGATCTGATGCTCTTGAAGCCGTCTGGTTCCCTTCTCTAACAAATGTAGTCAATGAATCCGAAGGCAGaaagaaaaatgaggaaatgaTAGCCAAAGTTACAAACTGGAGCCCAGTAAAGCAGCAGTCCAGTCCTCTGAAAAGCCTTCTAAACGAAGTCAAGTCGCCAAACACGAAACAAGTGCCCCTTGCAAATCAGAAAGTCGAGGCTGAGACTGAAGATGGCAATGTGGGTAAAGTTGTTACTTCAGAAACACACAAAACCAAGGATTCAGATACCAACAAGCACCTTGAGGAGTGGAACTCTCCTGCAAGATACCCGATTGAGatcaagaaagaaaagaagaaaggaCGGCCGTTTTGGGTTCCATTTGTATGCTGCTCTTCTGCACATAGGGACCTATGATCCCTTGATCCTTTCTTTATGTTGATGAGTGTGTGTTTTTACAATTATGTATTGATTGTAGTTATCCAAACTGTGGTGTGATGATCAGTGTGGTATATAACTGTGGCTGTGATTTATTGTGTAAGCCTGCATTTGAGATGGCTTTGTTGTATGTAACTcgaaatttatgttttttttgccTTGGAGTTGAGAAATGTTTGTTGGTAGTCTATTGATGGAGACCAAATATAAGGGTTTTTCTTGCTTGCAAATTATATTTCTTAATTGAGTTGATTGCATTCTAATTGATCTTGTTGTAATcaaacttttaaattatttcaataaataCTCGTCCTTTCAATTTGTGGTATGTTTGACAAGTCTTTCTTTTTGGAATTTGAAGATGAGATCTAGAGAGTAGATCCATCTAATATCTAAATTCAAATTGATTAATTACTTAGCAAAGTCTTGTAACAGCATCCCAAATTTTCGTGTAAATCTTATATCCATATTTCCCAAAAATAGGGTAAAAAGGTAAAATTTTGTTAACTAGATGAGTAGATTGAGATTCTGACGGCTAAATTCAAAATCGCTTCTTTAACGAAAATACAAATATAGCAAAAATGATGAGTCTAAACGTCACAGGTTGTGCAATTCACCTCTCCACCGGTGGATTCGCGGTGAAATCCGGCTTCAATGGCGAAAAGATGCCGCCTTCCCCGCAGAAGCCCCGAAACAGAGTGGATTTCAGCGGCATCCGCAGCTCGCGCGACGCGATCCGCTCGCTTCGGGAGCTCGCCGCGATGTCTCCGGAGCCCTCCATCCGCGTCTACAACAATCTG is a window of Salvia splendens isolate huo1 chromosome 3, SspV2, whole genome shotgun sequence DNA encoding:
- the LOC121796030 gene encoding mucin-17-like isoform X1; this encodes MDVQGYKITVTSAGHEGHGVHHCHKCGWPFPNPHPSSKHRRAHKRVCGTIEGYKIIHSEEHDKYLAFSDDDHASDDDEHQSPGPDIVKRNAFISGGVGAKSNKSEDDVFSDAPMEFSDSGISPQLEAPVENVGEMGKSLEHKGLEGDVYGSGVLGIKEAAETIEQPNDATSEEISKPRPLSNGSSLLDNAMPIKDTAAETVSVGPSYDSHPERGLQGDVLHGPDTNIQVQEHDSASVSLDPEERNVLDQTIAAGKSQDESCDKFISEGAKNDSPPISESLQMDAPDAVNSVVHSVEKGTSIKTSEVALVDETCKSVDASALEKELSHSSEVEKVLSHSTEAALVDETRKSIDASAVEKELSHSTEDIGSSKSVYGSTLPEESLLNTSLVEPNESTLALDVTEHSDVACTVSSIDKEEMPKTTSDASDGEKSDMTSGYKCQNRSLESKHLNSLEANSAPGSTVNAIPCEDTNITMGKKGMDHCVESTNITNLETGNEKDEGVSAEVEVIPDSTLPSEKLADLPSSCVADGYAKSSQELSENNSSSLEFKDDGFENSIRGDGADGPAGADSEANEIGDMSSSVEHPVLPVSSEMQNTVHVATNVVEVEPLDVSESVTKIEDGNAVLVSGSEANEIGDRSSLLISSVEHPVSLLTSELQNNVHAATNVVQVEPVDVAETVSKLDDNAVSVSAETPEHSISTESTLPLSDSVSLREIGDRNSSLNSSVEHPVPLLTSVLQNNVHALTNVVKVEPLDVTETVSKVEDDDAFSVSAETPEHSISTESTLPLSAKDGTCDEEDFKASESITNTEVTSDAGSRETSESPTPSVQGTFPVSTCLKVTSSDVKQMHSSDDLSTLKSVNTIPGAEHSFDDKVLKSEECFGSSEAPSLKQPVASASDVEEFHGISDTVDDKSVVIVEDVTRVDAKYVNTEAECKPAKQTDDASAVDVSSSLASPSDSLEANCGSVVSDTFETNSQKHKTRSSKSDTFEPPSFMTLVQSGSEVDQGTAATEIETVQNNQQQRSDALEAVWFPSLTNVVNESEGRKKNEEMIAKVTNWSPVKQQSSPLKSLLNEVKSPNTKQVPLANQKVEAETEDGNVGKVVTSETHKTKDSDTNKHLEEWNSPARYPIEIKKEKKKGRPFWVPFVCCSSAHRDL
- the LOC121796030 gene encoding mucin-17-like isoform X2, translated to MDVQGYKITVTSAGHEGHGVHHCHKCGWPFPNPHPSSKHRRAHKRVCGTIEGYKIIHSEEHDKYLAFSDDDHASDDDEHQSPDIVKRNAFISGGVGAKSNKSEDDVFSDAPMEFSDSGISPQLEAPVENVGEMGKSLEHKGLEGDVYGSGVLGIKEAAETIEQPNDATSEEISKPRPLSNGSSLLDNAMPIKDTAAETVSVGPSYDSHPERGLQGDVLHGPDTNIQVQEHDSASVSLDPEERNVLDQTIAAGKSQDESCDKFISEGAKNDSPPISESLQMDAPDAVNSVVHSVEKGTSIKTSEVALVDETCKSVDASALEKELSHSSEVEKVLSHSTEAALVDETRKSIDASAVEKELSHSTEDIGSSKSVYGSTLPEESLLNTSLVEPNESTLALDVTEHSDVACTVSSIDKEEMPKTTSDASDGEKSDMTSGYKCQNRSLESKHLNSLEANSAPGSTVNAIPCEDTNITMGKKGMDHCVESTNITNLETGNEKDEGVSAEVEVIPDSTLPSEKLADLPSSCVADGYAKSSQELSENNSSSLEFKDDGFENSIRGDGADGPAGADSEANEIGDMSSSVEHPVLPVSSEMQNTVHVATNVVEVEPLDVSESVTKIEDGNAVLVSGSEANEIGDRSSLLISSVEHPVSLLTSELQNNVHAATNVVQVEPVDVAETVSKLDDNAVSVSAETPEHSISTESTLPLSDSVSLREIGDRNSSLNSSVEHPVPLLTSVLQNNVHALTNVVKVEPLDVTETVSKVEDDDAFSVSAETPEHSISTESTLPLSAKDGTCDEEDFKASESITNTEVTSDAGSRETSESPTPSVQGTFPVSTCLKVTSSDVKQMHSSDDLSTLKSVNTIPGAEHSFDDKVLKSEECFGSSEAPSLKQPVASASDVEEFHGISDTVDDKSVVIVEDVTRVDAKYVNTEAECKPAKQTDDASAVDVSSSLASPSDSLEANCGSVVSDTFETNSQKHKTRSSKSDTFEPPSFMTLVQSGSEVDQGTAATEIETVQNNQQQRSDALEAVWFPSLTNVVNESEGRKKNEEMIAKVTNWSPVKQQSSPLKSLLNEVKSPNTKQVPLANQKVEAETEDGNVGKVVTSETHKTKDSDTNKHLEEWNSPARYPIEIKKEKKKGRPFWVPFVCCSSAHRDL